One stretch of Desulfovibrio sp. JC010 DNA includes these proteins:
- a CDS encoding MBL fold metallo-hydrolase, whose translation MKEIQIETFVLGPLKTNSYLLTAGKDAVIIDCGMEPEPMMQAIRERQLNIQAIYLTHMHLDHIGGVGPVQKMTGANVYGNHKDLYLHDIPVNDGGSLEFKEILDFEITDLSQGRHTILSHPVMILETPGHSPGSLSYFFPALNSIFVGDLIFMISVGRTDLPGGNSDELLSSIQNRIFILPGSTRIFSGHGPATSVKHELKYNPHFLDL comes from the coding sequence ATGAAAGAAATACAGATCGAAACGTTTGTACTCGGCCCCCTTAAGACCAATTCCTATCTGCTCACAGCCGGAAAAGATGCCGTGATTATCGACTGTGGAATGGAGCCGGAACCGATGATGCAGGCCATCCGGGAACGGCAACTTAATATTCAGGCGATATATCTGACCCATATGCACCTTGACCATATCGGCGGAGTCGGTCCAGTGCAGAAAATGACAGGAGCAAATGTTTACGGAAATCATAAAGATCTTTACCTGCACGATATTCCTGTCAATGACGGAGGCTCACTTGAATTCAAGGAAATACTTGATTTTGAAATAACCGACCTCAGTCAGGGCCGCCATACCATCCTCAGCCACCCCGTGATGATCCTTGAAACTCCGGGGCACTCCCCGGGAAGTCTTTCATACTTCTTCCCTGCCCTGAATTCTATTTTTGTTGGCGATCTCATATTCATGATTTCCGTAGGCCGAACCGACCTCCCCGGCGGAAACAGCGATGAACTGCTCAGTTCCATACAAAACAGAATTTTCATCCTTCCCGGATCGACCCGAATATTTTCCGGGCACGGTCCGGCAACCTCTGTAAAACACGAACTGAAATACAATCCCCATTTTTTAGATCTATAA
- a CDS encoding phosphotransacetylase family protein, with protein MSGLYIGSTSGYSGKNMIVMGLGLHFQKQGVSLGYMKPVGAIPAEIDGRLGDEDAFFIQDVLGVSNPPNVVTPVVVTHDFKVQAFNGKVEDHVQPIVDGYGKISAGKDLTLVAGSGSMYSGKYCGVDGIHLVKTLGIKCVVIDRFQKELNYDYLVVLKEALGDNLAGVVLNDIPPTFMDEITTLIKPFLERKGVKVLGVIPKDPLMGTIKVGDLADRLGGKIITAHNRTDQPVESFLIGTMQVENFMTHFRRHRNSAVIVGGDRSDVQLVALEGECPCLVLTGNLYPNDIILTRSEVLETPIIVVRDDTFSVAKKMEDILSRHKLRESAKIRHGVDLVEKHIDFGYLKKQLGLKY; from the coding sequence ATGTCCGGTTTATATATTGGCTCTACTAGCGGCTATTCCGGCAAGAACATGATTGTCATGGGCTTGGGGCTTCATTTTCAGAAGCAGGGGGTCAGCCTTGGTTACATGAAGCCTGTGGGTGCTATTCCTGCGGAGATTGACGGCAGGCTCGGTGATGAGGATGCATTCTTTATTCAGGATGTGCTCGGTGTATCCAATCCGCCCAATGTGGTCACCCCGGTGGTTGTTACCCACGATTTCAAGGTGCAGGCTTTCAACGGCAAGGTTGAGGACCACGTGCAGCCCATTGTTGACGGCTATGGCAAGATCAGTGCGGGTAAAGACCTGACTCTAGTTGCCGGGTCCGGGTCCATGTATTCCGGGAAATATTGCGGGGTGGATGGAATTCATCTGGTTAAAACCCTCGGTATCAAGTGCGTGGTCATTGACCGTTTCCAGAAGGAACTGAACTACGATTATCTGGTGGTGCTCAAGGAAGCACTGGGCGATAATCTGGCCGGAGTCGTGCTCAACGATATTCCGCCGACTTTCATGGATGAGATCACCACCCTGATTAAGCCCTTCCTTGAGCGGAAAGGTGTAAAAGTGCTTGGTGTGATTCCTAAAGACCCGCTCATGGGTACCATCAAGGTTGGTGATCTGGCTGACCGCTTAGGCGGAAAGATCATCACCGCCCACAACCGCACCGACCAGCCGGTGGAAAGTTTTCTTATCGGGACCATGCAGGTGGAAAACTTCATGACCCACTTCCGCAGGCACCGCAATTCAGCTGTTATTGTCGGCGGTGACCGTTCCGATGTGCAGTTGGTGGCTCTTGAAGGGGAATGCCCTTGTCTGGTGCTGACCGGTAACCTTTACCCCAACGATATTATTCTGACCCGTTCCGAAGTGCTGGAAACACCCATTATAGTGGTTCGTGATGATACTTTCAGTGTTGCCAAGAAGATGGAAGACATCCTTTCCCGCCACAAGCTGCGTGAGTCGGCAAAGATCAGGCACGGTGTTGATCTGGTGGAAAAGCATATTGATTTCGGATATCTGAAAAAACAGCTGGGTCTGAAATACTAG
- a CDS encoding acetate--CoA ligase family protein, producing the protein MYSYSCLKALFEPESIAVIGVSADPGDKAAIIVANLLASGYRGKIFPVNGEGAEVHGLDAFSSVSGLPRGTDLALICLPPAQAIKAVDELSNIPVRAAVVTSGGYGETGREGYRLEKQLARTAKNHDMIILGPNCMGLMNSSLSMNASLDPDFTLKGNIAFLSQSGAMCSTALDWANSEGVGFSKFISLGNKAVLGEATMFNYLAGDDDTKVIVGYCETLKDGQDFLRTAYDTTFKKPLILLRAGETPSGARAASAHAGALTGATSAYNAAFRQTGVLQAVDIEDMFNLAHAFSCQPLPNGSNVAIVTNSGGPGILATDMCEKGTLNILTPSSSTLDKMKEVLPPYASLYNPIDMLGDAKADTYHKVLRAVAEDNAFHSILVILTPAANILDDVEKVAADIIELEKECDKPIITCFMGDHSTRKARRMLRAAGIPCYEFPEAAVRSLDAMTRCYRWQKKDWPIDVCFRRDYSKAKSIVENCRKTGLTELVELDAQQLASAYELPVPETVLARTSNQAAKAAKRIGYPVALKVASPQISRKQELGLVVTDIQTPQALRKAFLEITTRAARRCKDAYITGCLVQAMGPKDSHELVVSFKRDPQFGPLINFSLAGLHVDLLGDVSSRLAPLALNDSQEMIREIKAYPILRGVRGGAAVNLGALEDILLMVSQMASDLPEIQEAEFNPVIAGPDGAVVANMRMTVS; encoded by the coding sequence ATGTATTCTTACTCATGTTTAAAGGCTTTGTTTGAGCCTGAATCAATTGCCGTAATCGGAGTTTCTGCCGATCCCGGAGACAAGGCCGCTATAATCGTCGCCAACCTTCTTGCTTCTGGATATAGGGGAAAAATATTCCCCGTCAATGGGGAAGGGGCCGAAGTTCACGGTCTGGACGCTTTTTCTTCTGTTTCCGGGTTACCTCGGGGGACTGATCTGGCCCTGATCTGCCTGCCGCCTGCCCAGGCTATCAAGGCTGTTGATGAACTTTCGAACATCCCGGTCCGGGCTGCTGTTGTCACCAGCGGCGGTTACGGTGAAACCGGACGCGAAGGTTACCGTCTGGAAAAGCAATTGGCAAGGACTGCCAAGAATCATGACATGATTATTCTCGGCCCCAATTGCATGGGCTTGATGAATTCGTCCCTGTCCATGAATGCCAGCCTTGATCCTGACTTCACCCTTAAGGGTAACATAGCTTTTCTTTCTCAGTCCGGGGCCATGTGCAGTACCGCACTTGACTGGGCCAATAGTGAAGGGGTCGGTTTTTCCAAGTTTATCAGCCTCGGTAATAAGGCCGTGCTGGGCGAAGCCACCATGTTCAACTATCTTGCCGGGGACGATGATACAAAGGTGATTGTCGGCTATTGCGAGACCCTCAAAGACGGTCAGGATTTTCTGCGTACAGCTTACGACACCACCTTCAAGAAGCCGCTTATCCTGCTGCGGGCCGGGGAAACCCCGTCCGGTGCCCGTGCGGCTTCCGCCCATGCCGGGGCTTTGACCGGGGCAACCTCCGCCTACAACGCCGCTTTCCGTCAGACCGGAGTCCTGCAGGCTGTTGATATTGAGGATATGTTCAACCTTGCCCATGCATTTTCCTGTCAGCCGTTGCCGAACGGTTCCAATGTGGCCATAGTAACCAACTCCGGCGGGCCAGGAATTCTAGCCACCGACATGTGCGAGAAGGGCACTCTGAATATTCTCACTCCGTCTTCATCCACATTGGATAAGATGAAGGAAGTACTGCCGCCTTACGCATCGCTTTACAATCCCATCGACATGCTCGGTGATGCCAAGGCCGATACCTATCACAAGGTCTTGCGGGCGGTTGCCGAGGATAATGCTTTTCATTCCATTCTGGTCATTCTGACTCCGGCAGCCAACATACTTGATGATGTGGAAAAGGTTGCCGCAGATATTATCGAGCTGGAAAAAGAATGCGACAAGCCCATAATTACCTGCTTCATGGGTGATCATTCTACCAGAAAAGCCCGTCGCATGCTGCGTGCTGCCGGGATTCCCTGTTATGAATTTCCAGAAGCCGCGGTCCGCTCTCTTGACGCCATGACCCGCTGTTACCGCTGGCAGAAAAAGGACTGGCCCATTGATGTCTGTTTCAGGCGGGATTACTCCAAGGCCAAATCCATAGTGGAGAACTGCCGCAAGACCGGTTTGACCGAGCTGGTGGAGCTGGATGCCCAGCAATTGGCTTCTGCCTACGAACTGCCCGTGCCGGAAACCGTACTGGCCCGCACATCCAATCAGGCTGCCAAGGCTGCCAAGAGGATCGGCTATCCTGTGGCCCTTAAAGTTGCTTCGCCCCAGATTTCCCGTAAACAGGAACTCGGTCTGGTCGTTACCGATATCCAGACCCCGCAGGCTTTGCGTAAAGCCTTTTTGGAAATTACCACCCGCGCAGCCAGAAGGTGCAAGGATGCCTACATTACCGGGTGTCTGGTGCAGGCTATGGGACCCAAGGATTCTCATGAACTTGTGGTCAGTTTCAAGCGTGACCCGCAGTTCGGCCCGCTCATAAATTTCTCCCTTGCAGGGCTTCACGTGGACCTGCTCGGTGATGTATCATCGCGGCTGGCTCCGCTGGCACTCAATGATTCACAGGAAATGATCCGTGAGATCAAGGCTTACCCGATTCTGAGAGGGGTTCGCGGAGGAGCGGCTGTTAATCTTGGAGCATTGGAGGATATCCTGCTCATGGTTTCACAGATGGCTTCCGATCTGCCGGAAATTCAGGAAGCTGAATTCAATCCGGTCATCGCGGGCCCTGACGGAGCTGTGGTCGCCAATATGCGCATGACTGTTAGTTAA
- the rnc gene encoding ribonuclease III, with amino-acid sequence MVENFSRLQQGIHYRFSQVKHLATALTHSSWANEQSEPIEDNERLEFLGDAVLELCVTEELFKRFKDAHEGQLTKIRSKLVKEKSLAAIARELEINAFLKLGKGEEAQGGRTRSSLLADAMEAVIGAVFLDGGYAEAQKFIMRIFENKWPETFQIESSKDFKSKLQEVTQARFKERPTYVLTGTKGPEHEKIFMVNLNLPDGKSFDSEGSSLKKAEQTAAAKALDYLAEAESETDPV; translated from the coding sequence ATGGTAGAAAATTTTTCTCGCCTCCAGCAAGGTATCCACTATCGATTTTCGCAAGTCAAGCATTTAGCCACGGCACTGACCCACAGTTCATGGGCAAATGAACAATCCGAACCGATCGAAGACAACGAAAGGCTGGAATTTTTGGGGGACGCGGTGCTGGAACTCTGCGTGACCGAAGAGCTGTTTAAACGGTTTAAGGACGCCCACGAAGGCCAGCTGACCAAGATCAGATCCAAACTGGTCAAGGAAAAAAGTCTTGCAGCCATCGCCCGGGAATTGGAGATAAACGCATTTCTTAAACTGGGCAAAGGCGAAGAAGCACAGGGCGGGCGCACCCGCTCATCCCTGCTGGCCGATGCCATGGAAGCGGTTATCGGAGCAGTTTTTCTGGACGGCGGCTATGCGGAAGCGCAAAAATTCATCATGAGAATTTTTGAAAATAAATGGCCTGAAACCTTTCAGATAGAAAGCTCCAAAGATTTCAAGAGCAAACTGCAGGAAGTGACACAGGCAAGATTCAAAGAACGTCCCACCTACGTGCTGACCGGGACCAAAGGTCCGGAACATGAAAAAATATTTATGGTAAACCTGAATCTCCCGGACGGGAAATCATTTGATTCGGAAGGCAGCAGTTTGAAAAAAGCCGAGCAGACAGCTGCGGCCAAGGCTTTGGACTATCTCGCTGAAGCTGAAAGCGAAACAGACCCTGTTTAA
- a CDS encoding flagellin, producing MSLVINHNMMAMHASRNLQESYGNLGTSTRRLSSGLRVGTAADDAAGLAIRELMRADIKSLNQGMRNANDAISMIQTADGALQVIDEKLIRMKELATQASTGTYNSDQRLIIDSEYQAMASEITRIAMATDFNGIHLLNGNLSGQNSDHSGAGVHSTGPLKVHFGTGNDCAEDYYYVSIGSSTASSLGVDTSISTQEMAQQTLDKLQQAIISKDKIRANLGAMQNRLENTITNLSIQAENVQAAESRISDVDVATEMTEFVRNQILTQSAVAMLSQANSLPKMAMQLIGG from the coding sequence ATGTCCTTAGTCATTAACCACAACATGATGGCAATGCACGCCTCACGAAACCTGCAGGAATCGTACGGCAACCTTGGTACTTCTACCCGTCGCCTCTCCTCAGGCTTGAGAGTCGGCACCGCAGCAGACGATGCAGCGGGGCTCGCAATTCGCGAACTCATGCGCGCTGATATTAAATCCCTTAACCAGGGTATGAGAAACGCAAACGATGCGATCTCCATGATTCAGACCGCAGACGGTGCGCTGCAGGTAATCGATGAAAAGCTCATCCGCATGAAAGAGCTTGCAACCCAGGCATCCACCGGTACCTACAACTCCGACCAGCGTCTGATCATCGACTCTGAATATCAGGCCATGGCTTCGGAAATTACCCGAATCGCAATGGCTACCGACTTCAACGGTATCCACCTGCTTAACGGTAACCTTTCCGGTCAGAACTCTGACCATAGCGGTGCAGGAGTCCATTCCACCGGCCCGCTGAAGGTTCACTTCGGAACCGGTAACGACTGCGCAGAAGACTACTATTACGTTTCAATCGGCAGCTCCACTGCTTCCTCTCTCGGTGTAGATACGTCTATCTCCACTCAGGAAATGGCGCAGCAGACTTTGGATAAGCTCCAGCAGGCAATTATTTCTAAAGATAAGATTCGTGCGAATCTCGGTGCCATGCAGAACAGGTTGGAAAATACCATTACCAACCTCTCCATTCAGGCAGAAAACGTTCAGGCTGCTGAATCCCGCATCTCCGATGTGGACGTAGCAACCGAAATGACCGAGTTCGTCCGTAACCAGATTCTCACTCAGTCCGCGGTAGCGATGCTCTCGCAGGCTAACTCACTGCCGAAGATGGCAATGCAGCTCATTGGCGGTTAA
- a CDS encoding flagellar hook protein FlgE encodes MGLSASLFSGITGLQAHGDKMSVLGNNIANVNTVGFKSAKMHFEDAISQDMSTATGIAQVGRGVQVGAIYADYAQGSFETTSESTDLAIGGDGFFIVSPKGEDTSYYTRAGNFRFDKDGYLTDPHGYVLQGWQVQDESSSQVATGTSVNTSNSVRTIGVPTDIRLENFQSAPKETTTINVITNLDSSEASRVGGANPYHALFDSWDGTDDPALGDSLYAYQSTIKVYDANGSAHNVTTYFDQVTLEGEGGKKVWEYIVTCDPAEDGRLFGDGTSYAGTESAGLLMTGTMTFNAAGDLTGMTSYTLKSNAGAGFPPEADNSGEARTPSFWSLSEFSQDGLPVMTANFLSRSNASYTNGANEPVTIEMNFGLSNQDLSTAAGGVKGWGSVLTTDAVATLDGLSGTDASGDYPALAVSGLPNFGEAEKSALSTTTYDSGSTTLFQSQDGYTAGFLQSTSVSRDGVLTGRYSNGQIQELYVLTLASFNNDWGLRREGGNLFTETRESGDALTGLPNSGGKGSIASNSLEMSNVDLAVEFVNMITTQRGFQANSKVITTTDTMMGELIQLKR; translated from the coding sequence ATGGGTTTATCAGCATCATTATTCTCAGGTATCACAGGTTTGCAGGCACATGGCGACAAAATGTCCGTGCTTGGTAACAACATCGCAAACGTAAACACAGTCGGCTTCAAAAGTGCCAAGATGCACTTTGAAGATGCAATCAGCCAGGATATGTCCACCGCCACCGGTATTGCTCAGGTCGGTCGAGGCGTACAGGTAGGGGCAATTTATGCCGACTATGCTCAGGGTTCATTTGAAACAACCTCTGAGTCCACCGACCTCGCTATCGGTGGTGACGGATTTTTCATTGTCTCCCCCAAGGGTGAAGACACTTCTTATTACACAAGGGCCGGTAACTTCCGTTTTGATAAAGACGGTTACCTCACCGACCCCCACGGTTATGTGTTGCAGGGTTGGCAGGTACAGGATGAAAGCAGTTCTCAGGTTGCCACCGGTACCAGCGTAAACACCAGTAATTCCGTACGCACAATCGGTGTTCCTACTGACATCAGATTGGAAAATTTCCAGTCCGCTCCCAAGGAAACCACCACCATCAACGTAATCACCAACCTTGATTCCAGTGAAGCGAGCCGTGTAGGTGGAGCCAACCCGTACCACGCCCTTTTTGATTCATGGGACGGTACTGACGATCCTGCTCTGGGTGATTCCCTCTACGCTTATCAGTCTACTATTAAAGTGTATGATGCCAACGGTTCCGCACATAACGTAACCACATATTTTGATCAGGTAACCCTTGAAGGTGAAGGCGGCAAGAAGGTCTGGGAATATATCGTAACCTGTGATCCGGCTGAAGACGGACGGTTGTTCGGTGACGGAACCTCTTATGCAGGAACCGAATCAGCCGGACTGCTTATGACCGGTACCATGACTTTCAACGCAGCAGGTGATCTGACCGGAATGACATCTTATACCCTTAAGAGTAACGCTGGTGCCGGCTTTCCTCCCGAAGCTGATAATAGTGGCGAGGCCAGAACTCCATCTTTTTGGAGTTTGTCTGAATTCTCTCAGGATGGTCTGCCGGTTATGACCGCAAACTTCCTTTCAAGGTCCAACGCCAGTTACACCAACGGTGCCAATGAGCCGGTAACCATTGAAATGAACTTCGGTTTGAGCAACCAGGACCTTTCCACTGCTGCCGGTGGCGTTAAAGGCTGGGGTAGTGTTCTGACTACCGATGCTGTTGCAACGCTGGATGGCCTTTCTGGTACCGATGCCAGTGGTGATTATCCTGCACTGGCGGTCAGTGGTCTCCCCAATTTCGGTGAAGCTGAAAAGAGCGCACTGTCCACAACTACTTACGATTCCGGTTCAACAACCCTGTTCCAGTCTCAGGACGGTTACACCGCAGGCTTTTTGCAGAGTACCTCTGTGAGCAGGGACGGTGTCTTGACCGGGCGTTACTCCAACGGACAGATTCAGGAGCTCTATGTCCTGACTCTCGCCTCATTCAACAATGACTGGGGTTTAAGACGTGAAGGCGGTAACCTCTTCACCGAGACAAGGGAATCCGGTGATGCCCTGACCGGGCTGCCCAACAGCGGCGGTAAAGGCTCCATCGCCTCCAACTCCCTTGAAATGTCCAACGTGGACCTTGCTGTCGAGTTTGTGAACATGATTACCACCCAGCGTGGTTTTCAGGCCAACTCAAAGGTTATCACCACCACTGATACCATGATGGGCGAGCTTATCCAGCTCAAGCGCTAA
- a CDS encoding flagellar hook assembly protein FlgD, protein MGYVGFSNILGRAEADMAASNQPEHKSQLGQDDFLKLLLTQMQNQDPANPMEDKEYMAQMAQFSSLEQLTQMNTNMKTMINSGTQDQMVSAVGFIGKEVKAEGYTVSREGDKVSKIFYGLGEPVANAFINIYDKNQNLMRTVQLGSKAEGTYEFEWDGKNWAGKDVPDGVYTIAMAAEDANGSPVMVKTEVSGEVSGVVSEGGQQYLHLKDGRYINFLNIKEVVSPTEVTDSSSESSDSGDSSSS, encoded by the coding sequence ATGGGATACGTAGGGTTCAGTAACATACTCGGAAGGGCGGAAGCCGATATGGCAGCCAGCAACCAGCCTGAGCATAAAAGCCAGCTTGGTCAGGATGATTTCCTGAAGCTTCTCCTTACCCAGATGCAGAATCAGGACCCGGCCAACCCCATGGAAGATAAAGAGTACATGGCGCAGATGGCACAGTTCTCCAGTCTGGAGCAGCTCACCCAGATGAATACAAACATGAAGACCATGATCAACAGCGGCACGCAGGACCAGATGGTCTCCGCAGTCGGCTTCATCGGCAAGGAAGTCAAGGCGGAAGGTTATACCGTGAGCCGTGAAGGGGATAAGGTCAGCAAGATATTCTACGGTCTGGGTGAACCCGTGGCAAACGCGTTCATTAACATTTACGACAAAAACCAGAATCTTATGCGCACAGTTCAGCTCGGCTCTAAGGCTGAAGGGACCTATGAGTTCGAATGGGACGGAAAGAACTGGGCAGGCAAAGATGTTCCGGACGGTGTTTACACTATCGCCATGGCGGCGGAAGACGCAAACGGCAGCCCGGTAATGGTTAAGACGGAAGTAAGTGGCGAAGTCTCCGGAGTTGTTTCCGAGGGTGGGCAGCAGTACCTGCACCTTAAAGACGGTCGCTACATCAACTTCCTCAACATCAAGGAAGTAGTAAGTCCGACGGAAGTTACCGATTCATCAAGTGAATCATCTGATTCAGGCGATTCTTCTTCAAGCTAA
- a CDS encoding flagellar hook-length control protein FliK, translating into MKILPHLEQSNQDLSNLLDRTSLSEGSFRSSMFDSFLYSSQSDVESTFQQAQDFVNDSQSVYEETSAYTESERAVDYIDEAAENVAMQSVEEQPQDLTVSREDWNEIKEELEEYGLDKKDIAELEEKVMSENGITYGQLVSELSGMMKGLKGITLSPVQEQNLNSIFSQLGFSPDESKGLLASIRQGKLGDVVEKMQAKLATMSDADKLQLSKDETKTLTDLLKLNGDAAKKVSDLLTSDGATVADLKKGFSVLKTALAQQQNAQDAKDLKLVKSVADSLHSAMEKASDQSPSVVRMASADAISDSMGVTKEIGESTKQDAQNGAENSAQKDGNPSKNGADLKGDSNSARQQAGQSDDKNSNRHWLEQLLSDSDDQDSWNNFFGKLTDESFVRGEGNLNGSIFGNGVGTLQNAVKSAQAGKTDTMWEKTARSNVLEQIQEGVFKNLGQGTKQLTLQLNPHDLGTVNVMLQVKNKDVQATIRAENPDTAKVIAEQLEVVKQALEEQGLKVEKLEVQTGIADGQTDSSWKNAEDHNTAQYQEMMAEMRKRWQTLRQEGTSLAQEMQSVDHKAQISQSGLYIVT; encoded by the coding sequence ATGAAAATACTTCCACATCTCGAACAAAGTAATCAGGATTTGAGCAACCTTCTGGATAGAACTTCACTGTCAGAGGGGTCTTTCCGCTCATCAATGTTTGACAGCTTTCTTTATTCCAGCCAGTCCGATGTTGAATCGACATTTCAGCAGGCTCAGGACTTCGTGAATGATTCACAGTCTGTGTACGAAGAGACTTCTGCATACACAGAGTCTGAACGCGCTGTCGACTATATTGATGAAGCAGCGGAAAATGTGGCCATGCAGTCTGTGGAGGAACAGCCGCAGGACCTGACTGTAAGCCGCGAGGACTGGAATGAAATCAAGGAAGAGCTTGAAGAGTACGGCCTTGATAAAAAGGACATTGCTGAACTTGAAGAGAAGGTGATGAGTGAAAACGGCATTACCTACGGTCAGCTTGTGTCCGAACTTTCCGGCATGATGAAGGGATTGAAGGGAATCACGCTCAGTCCGGTTCAGGAGCAGAATCTGAATTCAATTTTCTCCCAGCTGGGATTCAGTCCTGATGAATCGAAAGGTCTTCTGGCTTCAATCCGTCAGGGCAAGCTCGGCGATGTGGTTGAAAAGATGCAGGCCAAGCTTGCAACCATGTCTGATGCCGACAAGCTCCAGCTTTCCAAAGATGAAACAAAGACCCTTACCGATCTGTTGAAGCTTAACGGTGATGCGGCCAAAAAGGTCTCCGATCTGTTGACCTCCGACGGCGCGACTGTAGCTGACCTGAAGAAGGGGTTTTCTGTTCTCAAAACCGCATTGGCCCAGCAGCAGAACGCGCAGGACGCCAAGGACCTGAAGCTGGTCAAGAGTGTGGCCGACTCCCTGCATTCCGCCATGGAAAAAGCTTCCGACCAGTCTCCCAGCGTTGTGCGTATGGCTTCTGCTGATGCTATCAGCGACTCCATGGGCGTGACCAAGGAGATCGGCGAGAGCACTAAGCAGGACGCCCAGAACGGGGCGGAAAATTCCGCACAGAAGGACGGCAATCCTTCGAAGAACGGTGCGGACCTCAAGGGCGATTCCAATTCCGCCAGGCAGCAGGCCGGGCAGAGTGATGATAAAAATTCCAACCGTCATTGGCTGGAACAGCTGCTTTCCGATTCCGATGATCAGGACAGCTGGAATAATTTCTTCGGCAAGCTTACCGACGAATCTTTTGTAAGGGGCGAGGGCAATCTCAACGGCAGTATTTTCGGTAATGGCGTCGGCACCCTGCAGAATGCGGTTAAGTCCGCACAGGCAGGCAAGACCGATACCATGTGGGAAAAAACTGCCCGTTCCAATGTTCTTGAGCAGATTCAGGAAGGAGTTTTCAAGAACCTCGGTCAGGGAACCAAGCAGCTGACATTGCAGCTCAATCCCCATGATCTCGGTACAGTTAACGTGATGCTGCAGGTCAAGAACAAGGATGTACAGGCCACAATCAGGGCTGAAAATCCCGATACAGCGAAAGTTATTGCCGAGCAGCTGGAAGTTGTGAAGCAGGCTCTGGAAGAGCAGGGTCTCAAAGTGGAAAAACTTGAGGTTCAGACCGGTATTGCAGATGGTCAGACCGACTCTTCATGGAAAAATGCAGAAGATCATAACACAGCGCAATATCAGGAAATGATGGCCGAAATGCGTAAGCGTTGGCAGACTTTAAGACAGGAAGGAACCTCTTTGGCCCAGGAAATGCAAAGTGTAGATCACAAGGCACAAATTTCCCAGAGCGGGCTTTACATAGTGACTTAA